Proteins co-encoded in one Bacteroidales bacterium genomic window:
- a CDS encoding M28 family peptidase yields the protein MKTKTTSIKLEFTMISARLLLLILFVCSVGVPFAQNQAPQISNFNLSITGNVLTIQYDLFDFENDDVNVSLHVKNNEEITYSINTSSATGDLNMVTPGTDKSIEWNFADELTYSTDYTIKLVADDMAEIDIQSIVNQVDSNNLKSDLEFIEGIRHRLTGPVHLQETRDFIVQRFTDYGLNSTIQDFDLGTYTGKNYIGTKTGTIDDEYIYICDAHYDSQTVTPGADDNGSGVVGFLEAARILSNYNFKKTIKFIGFDLEEAGLYGSNAFVQENVSPEEQIAGVLNFEMIGYYTEEPNTQSLPAGFDLLFPIQYAEIENDSFRGNFIGNFGVVNQNDWELAFDNAAEMYVPELKVITFVAPENWEIVAPDLGRSDHGPFWKADHPAVMLTGTAEFRNPNYHLPGDTIGTLNFTFMSNVVKAAVATLAEEAVIHNSSFVEEIIYITITSITENGLVKTLKAFPNPVKDIATFSAEEITSFELYDLMGKLIMRRNSNTIDMTNLNLGIYFVIGFDKYSNPLYKGKIIKK from the coding sequence ATGAAAACAAAAACTACTTCAATTAAGTTAGAATTCACCATGATCTCGGCGAGACTTTTACTACTGATTTTATTTGTGTGTTCCGTAGGGGTACCATTCGCACAAAACCAAGCGCCACAAATATCTAATTTTAATTTGTCCATTACAGGAAATGTGCTCACAATTCAATATGATTTATTTGATTTTGAAAATGATGATGTCAATGTATCTTTACATGTTAAAAATAATGAAGAAATTACTTATTCTATTAATACAAGCAGTGCCACAGGTGATCTGAATATGGTTACTCCTGGAACAGACAAATCTATAGAATGGAATTTTGCAGATGAACTAACGTACTCAACAGACTATACTATTAAATTGGTTGCAGATGACATGGCAGAAATAGATATTCAATCAATAGTTAATCAAGTGGATAGTAATAACTTGAAATCAGATTTAGAATTTATTGAAGGGATTCGACATCGACTTACAGGGCCAGTCCATCTTCAAGAAACAAGAGATTTCATTGTACAACGATTTACGGACTATGGATTGAATAGTACCATTCAAGATTTTGATCTTGGAACCTATACAGGTAAGAATTATATAGGAACAAAGACTGGAACCATAGATGACGAGTATATCTATATATGTGATGCTCATTACGACTCCCAAACTGTCACTCCTGGAGCTGATGATAACGGGTCTGGAGTTGTTGGTTTTTTGGAAGCAGCAAGAATCCTATCCAATTACAATTTTAAAAAAACTATAAAATTTATTGGGTTTGATTTAGAAGAAGCAGGTTTGTATGGAAGTAATGCCTTTGTCCAGGAAAATGTAAGTCCGGAAGAGCAAATTGCTGGGGTTCTCAATTTTGAAATGATTGGGTATTATACGGAAGAACCAAATACTCAATCATTACCTGCCGGGTTTGACTTATTATTTCCAATTCAATATGCAGAAATTGAAAATGATTCTTTTAGAGGAAACTTCATTGGTAATTTTGGTGTTGTAAATCAGAATGATTGGGAGTTAGCATTTGACAATGCAGCAGAAATGTATGTTCCTGAATTAAAAGTTATCACTTTTGTTGCCCCGGAAAATTGGGAAATAGTAGCGCCTGATTTGGGAAGAAGTGATCATGGACCGTTTTGGAAAGCTGATCACCCTGCAGTAATGCTTACTGGAACTGCCGAATTCAGGAATCCCAATTACCATTTACCAGGCGATACAATAGGCACCTTAAATTTTACATTTATGTCTAACGTTGTGAAAGCTGCAGTAGCAACCTTAGCAGAAGAGGCTGTAATTCATAACAGTAGCTTTGTGGAAGAAATCATCTATATCACAATTACTTCAATTACCGAAAACGGATTGGTAAAAACCCTGAAGGCATTTCCAAATCCTGTAAAGGACATTGCTACTTTTTCCGCAGAAGAAATTACTTCATTCGAACTTTATGATTTGATGGGCAAATTAATTATGAGGCGAAACAGCAACACCATTGACATGACCAACCTGAACCTGGGAATTTACTTTGTTATTGGTTTTGATAAATACAGCAATCCTTTGTACAAAGGGAAAATTATTAAAAAGTAA
- a CDS encoding T9SS type A sorting domain-containing protein → VHWESEATASIDLIRAAREFLMDSLQIRDNNQLFLAGYSQGGHSTMAAHKYIKVNNLQSEFNVVASAPMSGPYAISSAMLDFVLGGSTYPVPAYLPYTFASYQYVYGNLYKSYDDYYDPAFATTIANWIAAGTNPPYLPTNLYAFMQDSVLDNILSMPNHPVRVDLRDNDLYNWIPQEPVRMLYCTMDDLVTFENSIVALDTMNALGAPDVQAIDVYPSGSHATCFIPATTYSLVWFDSLKVECEMVTSLPSVKKKLAISLYPNPVNDIATFSAEEITFFELYDLMGKLIMRRNSNTIDMTNLHPGVYFVIGFDRYSDPLYKGKIIKK, encoded by the coding sequence GTACATTGGGAGTCGGAAGCAACGGCGAGCATTGATTTGATTCGTGCTGCAAGGGAATTTTTGATGGATTCACTTCAAATCCGGGATAACAACCAGTTGTTTTTAGCCGGGTATTCGCAAGGTGGTCATTCCACGATGGCTGCGCACAAATACATTAAAGTGAACAATTTGCAAAGTGAATTTAATGTTGTTGCCTCAGCTCCCATGTCGGGGCCTTATGCTATTTCTTCAGCCATGCTTGATTTTGTCTTGGGAGGCTCAACGTATCCGGTACCCGCATACCTTCCATACACCTTTGCGTCCTATCAATATGTTTATGGAAATTTATATAAAAGTTATGATGATTATTATGACCCCGCTTTTGCTACGACAATAGCTAACTGGATAGCTGCAGGCACAAATCCGCCCTATCTCCCAACCAATCTTTATGCATTTATGCAGGACTCGGTACTGGACAATATACTGAGCATGCCCAATCACCCTGTCAGAGTAGATCTAAGAGACAATGACCTGTACAACTGGATCCCACAGGAGCCTGTTCGTATGTTATATTGTACTATGGATGATTTAGTAACTTTCGAAAATTCAATTGTAGCACTGGACACTATGAACGCATTAGGAGCACCCGATGTACAGGCAATAGATGTGTATCCAAGCGGAAGTCATGCTACATGTTTTATTCCGGCTACCACCTATTCACTTGTTTGGTTTGATAGTTTGAAAGTAGAATGTGAAATGGTAACATCACTACCGTCTGTTAAGAAAAAGTTAGCAATAAGTCTTTATCCCAATCCAGTGAATGACATTGCTACCTTTTCCGCAGAAGAAATTACATTCTTCGAACTTTATGATTTGATGGGCAAATTAATCATGAGGCGAAACAGCAACACCATTGACATGACCAACCTGCACCCGGGAGTTTACTTTGTTATTGGTTTTGATAGATACAGCGATCCTTTGTACAAAGGGAAAATTATTAAAAAGTAA